From a region of the Pongo abelii isolate AG06213 chromosome 9, NHGRI_mPonAbe1-v2.0_pri, whole genome shotgun sequence genome:
- the CCKBR gene encoding gastrin/cholecystokinin type B receptor, giving the protein MAVAYGLISRELYLGLRFDGDSDSDSQSRVRNQGGLPGAVHQNGRCRPETGAVGEDSDGCYVQLPRSRPALELTALTAPGPGPGSRPTQAKLLAKKRVVRMLLVIVVLFFVCWLPVYSANTWRAFDGPGAHRALSGAPISFIHLLSYASACVNPLVYCFMHRRFRQACLETCARCCPRPPRARPRPLPDEDPPTPSIASLSRLSYTTISTLGPG; this is encoded by the exons ATGGCCGTGGCCTACGGGCTTATCTCTCGCGAGCTCTACTTAGGGCTTCGCTTTGACGGTGACAGTGACAGCGACAGCCAAAGCAGGGTCCGAAACCAAGGCGGGCTGCCAG GTGCTGTTCACCAGAACGGGCGTTGCCGGCCTGAGACTGGCGCGGTTGGCGAAGACAGCGATGGCTGCTACGTGCAACTTCCACGTTCCCGGCCTGCCCTGGAGCTGACGGCGCTGACGGCTCCTGGGCCAGGACCCGGCTCCCGGCCCACCCAGGCCAAGCTGCTGGCTAAGAAGCGCGTGGTGCGAATGTTGCTGGTGATCGTTgtgcttttttttgtgtgttggttGCCAGTTTATAGTGCCAACACGTGGCGCGCCTTTGATGGCCCGGGTGCACATCGAGCACTCTCAGGTGCTCCAATCTCCTTCATTCACTTGCTGAGCTATGCCTCGGCCTGTGTCAACCCCCTGGTCTACTGCTTCATGCACCGCCGCTTTCGCCAGGCCTGCCTGGAAACGTGCGCTCGCTGCTGCCCCCGGCCTCCACGAGCTCgccccaggcctcttcctgaTGAGGACCCTCCCACTCCCTCCATTGCTTCGCTGTCCAGGCTTAGCTACACCACCATCAGCACGCTGGGCCCTGGCTGA
- the CCKBR gene encoding gastrin/cholecystokinin type B receptor isoform X1 — MELLKLNRSVQGTGPGPGASLCRPGAPLLNSSSVGNLSCEPPRIRGAGTRELELAIRITLYAVIFLMSVGGNVLIIVVLGLSRRLRTVTNAFLLSLAVSDLLLAVACMPFTLLPNLMGTFIFGTVICKAVSYLMGVSVSVSTLSLVAIALERYSAICRPLQARVWQTRSHAARVIVATWLLSGLLMVPYPVYTVVQPVGPRVLQCVHRWPSARVRQTWSVLLLLLLFFIPGVVMAVAYGLISRELYLGLRFDGDSDSDSQSRVRNQGGLPGRAGPREQNLGEAELWRATGPAGVGGAKMKVRRKLEMGLSWERRSGGNWAGDWEDSPFSLTARPLCSGAVHQNGRCRPETGAVGEDSDGCYVQLPRSRPALELTALTAPGPGPGSRPTQAKLLAKKRVVRMLLVIVVLFFVCWLPVYSANTWRAFDGPGAHRALSGAPISFIHLLSYASACVNPLVYCFMHRRFRQACLETCARCCPRPPRARPRPLPDEDPPTPSIASLSRLSYTTISTLGPG, encoded by the exons AATTGGAGCTGGCCATTAGAATCACTCTTTACGCAGTGATCTTCCTGATGAGCGTTGGAGGAAATGTGCTCATCATCGTGGTCCTGGGACTGAGCCGCCGCCTGAGGACTGTCACCAATGCCTTCCTCCTCTCACTGGCAGTCAGCGACCTCCTGCTGGCTGTGGCTTGCATGCCCTTCACCCTCTTGCCCAATCTCATGGGCACGTTCATCTTTGGCACAGTCATCTGCAAGGCGGTTTCCTACCTCATGG GGGTGTCTGTGAGCGTGTCCACGCTAAGCCTCGTGGCCATAGCACTGGAGCGGTACAGCGCCATCTGCCGACCACTGCAGGCACGTGTGTGGCAGACGCGCTCCCACGCGGCTCGCGTGATTGTAGCCACGTGGCTGCTGTCCGGACTACTCATGGTGCCCTACCCCGTGTACACGGTCGTGCAACCAGTGGGGCCTCGTGTGCTGCAGTGCGTGCATCGCTGGCCCAGTGCGCGGGTCCGCCAGACCTG GTCCGTACTGCTGCTCCTGCTCTTGTTCTTCATCCCGGGTGTGGTTATGGCCGTGGCCTACGGGCTTATCTCTCGCGAGCTCTACTTAGGGCTTCGCTTTGACGGTGACAGTGACAGCGACAGCCAAAGCAGGGTCCGAAACCAAGGCGGGCTGCCAGGTAGGGCTGGACCACGTGAGCAAAATCTGGGAGAGGCGGAGCTTTGGAGGGCGACGGGGCCTGCTGGAGTGGGTGGGGCTAAAATGAAGGTGAGAAGAAAGCTGGAAATGGGGTTAAGCTGGGAGCGGAGGTCAGGTGGGAATTGGGCTGGAGATTGGGAGGACTCGCCTTTTTCTCTGACCGCCCGCCCTTTGTGCTCAGGTGCTGTTCACCAGAACGGGCGTTGCCGGCCTGAGACTGGCGCGGTTGGCGAAGACAGCGATGGCTGCTACGTGCAACTTCCACGTTCCCGGCCTGCCCTGGAGCTGACGGCGCTGACGGCTCCTGGGCCAGGACCCGGCTCCCGGCCCACCCAGGCCAAGCTGCTGGCTAAGAAGCGCGTGGTGCGAATGTTGCTGGTGATCGTTgtgcttttttttgtgtgttggttGCCAGTTTATAGTGCCAACACGTGGCGCGCCTTTGATGGCCCGGGTGCACATCGAGCACTCTCAGGTGCTCCAATCTCCTTCATTCACTTGCTGAGCTATGCCTCGGCCTGTGTCAACCCCCTGGTCTACTGCTTCATGCACCGCCGCTTTCGCCAGGCCTGCCTGGAAACGTGCGCTCGCTGCTGCCCCCGGCCTCCACGAGCTCgccccaggcctcttcctgaTGAGGACCCTCCCACTCCCTCCATTGCTTCGCTGTCCAGGCTTAGCTACACCACCATCAGCACGCTGGGCCCTGGCTGA